One segment of Synechococcus sp. MU1617 DNA contains the following:
- a CDS encoding carotenoid oxygenase family protein: MTVAPARSYDRSDWASSFVNVEEELTDEALTPVRGTVPMELQGTFYRNGPGRLERDGHRVHHPFDGDGMIAAMRFENGSVSLSNRFVRTEGWLAEEKAGKVLYRGVFGSQKPGGRLANAFDLRLKNIANTNVVRLGDQLLALWEAAEPHALDPRSLETRGLSRLDGVLKKGEAFSAHPRFDPGHNGRPCMVTFGVKTGPRSTIRLMEFATDGPEAGTLLHDRSDSFPGFAFLHDFAITPNWAVFLQNAIAFNPLPFVTGEKGAAQCLASQPGGKGRFWLIPRDSGRFAGQKPRILEAPDGFVFHHLNAFEDGDHVVVESIVYDDFPSIGPDEDFAEVNFDTVPEGILHRCRLDLSRESVQTERISERTCEFAMVNPERQGRSACFAWMAVAERETGNDPLQAIQKLDLHSGATHTWSAAPRGFVSEPLMVRRPGAEAEDDGWVLDLVWNGARSASDLVILDARDLTEVAVLELPLAVPHGLHGSWAPQR, translated from the coding sequence GTGACCGTTGCCCCCGCCCGCAGCTACGACCGCAGCGACTGGGCCAGTTCCTTTGTCAATGTTGAGGAGGAACTGACTGACGAAGCGCTGACTCCGGTGCGTGGAACGGTGCCGATGGAGCTTCAGGGCACGTTCTATCGCAATGGACCTGGACGACTTGAGCGGGATGGGCATCGGGTGCACCACCCCTTCGATGGCGACGGCATGATCGCGGCGATGCGGTTTGAGAACGGCAGCGTCTCCCTCAGCAACCGTTTTGTACGCACTGAGGGTTGGCTGGCGGAGGAGAAGGCCGGCAAGGTGCTCTACCGCGGGGTTTTCGGCAGCCAGAAGCCCGGTGGTCGGCTGGCCAACGCCTTTGACCTGCGCTTGAAGAACATCGCCAACACCAACGTGGTGCGTCTGGGCGATCAGCTGTTGGCCCTCTGGGAGGCGGCGGAACCCCATGCGCTCGATCCGCGCAGCCTGGAGACCCGCGGCCTTTCACGCCTCGATGGAGTGTTGAAAAAGGGCGAGGCCTTCAGTGCTCACCCCCGCTTCGACCCCGGCCACAACGGCCGACCCTGCATGGTCACCTTCGGGGTCAAGACCGGGCCCCGCAGCACCATCCGCCTGATGGAGTTCGCCACCGATGGCCCTGAGGCCGGCACGTTGCTGCACGACCGTTCCGACAGCTTCCCCGGTTTCGCCTTCCTCCACGATTTCGCCATCACCCCCAACTGGGCGGTGTTCCTCCAGAACGCCATCGCCTTCAATCCCCTGCCGTTTGTGACCGGCGAAAAGGGCGCGGCCCAGTGCCTGGCATCCCAACCCGGTGGCAAGGGGCGCTTCTGGTTGATCCCCCGCGACTCCGGTCGTTTCGCTGGCCAGAAGCCCCGCATCCTCGAAGCCCCCGACGGCTTCGTCTTCCATCACCTCAACGCTTTCGAGGACGGTGATCACGTTGTGGTGGAGAGCATCGTCTACGACGATTTCCCGTCCATCGGCCCCGATGAGGATTTCGCTGAGGTGAATTTCGACACGGTTCCGGAGGGGATCCTGCACCGTTGCCGCCTCGATCTCAGTCGTGAATCGGTGCAGACCGAGCGGATCAGCGAGCGCACCTGTGAGTTCGCCATGGTCAACCCCGAGCGTCAGGGCCGCAGCGCCTGCTTCGCCTGGATGGCGGTGGCTGAGCGGGAGACGGGCAACGATCCGTTGCAGGCCATCCAGAAACTTGATCTGCACTCCGGGGCGACCCACACCTGGAGTGCGGCGCCCAGGGGCTTTGTGAGTGAGCCGTTGATGGTGCGTCGTCCCGGTGCTGAAGCCGAAGACGACGGCTGGGTGCTGGACCTGGTGTGGAACGGGGCCCGCTCCGCATCCGACTTGGTGATCCTCGATGCCCGTGATCTGACTGAGGTGGCGGTGCTGGAGCTGCCGTTGGCTGTTCCCCATGGATTGCACGGGAGCTGGGCACCCCAACGCTGA
- a CDS encoding SIMPL domain-containing protein (The SIMPL domain is named for its presence in mouse protein SIMPL (signalling molecule that associates with mouse pelle-like kinase). Bacterial member BP26, from Brucella, was shown to assemble into a channel-like structure, while YggE from E. coli has been associated with resistance to oxidative stress.), translated as MTNRLWGAVKVAAPVLFGLSVFAPSPMRAAERVCNGTLLQIQVNERGTSRSDRFRFSLGLDAEHASKDAAMSALNARLAGARQVIQPLAMGRLTIPAPRSYSIGGGTSGPRLERASTNITGEVSRDNYDALIQAAGRLPGVRLQGMTSLASSESSASLADQLLKQALDTGRRRAQATAGSLGLRKVELLLIDQRGSTYRPMAMAARMGEASFKPAEAPKPSQSLTLKLDYCLR; from the coding sequence ATGACGAATCGACTCTGGGGCGCTGTCAAGGTCGCCGCGCCCGTCCTCTTCGGCCTCAGTGTCTTTGCGCCATCCCCCATGAGGGCTGCGGAGCGCGTTTGCAATGGCACCCTGCTTCAGATCCAGGTGAATGAGCGTGGAACGAGCCGTAGCGATCGCTTTCGCTTTTCGCTCGGGCTCGACGCTGAACATGCCAGTAAGGACGCTGCGATGAGCGCCCTTAACGCCCGGTTGGCAGGGGCGCGTCAGGTCATTCAGCCCCTGGCGATGGGCCGGCTCACGATCCCTGCACCCCGCAGCTACTCCATTGGGGGAGGCACTTCGGGACCACGGCTGGAGCGGGCGAGCACCAACATCACGGGCGAGGTGAGCCGGGACAATTACGACGCGTTGATCCAGGCCGCCGGTCGCTTGCCGGGTGTTCGACTGCAGGGAATGACGTCCTTGGCGTCGAGCGAAAGCAGTGCCTCATTGGCGGATCAGTTGCTGAAGCAAGCTCTGGACACGGGGCGACGTCGCGCCCAGGCCACAGCAGGGTCTCTCGGCCTGCGCAAGGTGGAGTTGTTGCTAATTGACCAGCGTGGATCGACCTATCGGCCCATGGCGATGGCTGCACGCATGGGGGAGGCAAGCTTCAAGCCTGCGGAGGCTCCCAAGCCAAGTCAGAGCCTCACCCTCAAATTGGATTACTGCCTGCGTTGA
- a CDS encoding BCCT family transporter, whose translation MSDNPANQRSWWQQPPLWVGAIPLLIFLLVSAVDLALAKHFTEAGKAVISDALGGVWQWMVMLLFLIALILAISPIGKLRLGGADAKPSFKFFDWCAVLICTLLAGGGVFWSAAEPLYHFQTPSPVFEGIEPSTAAAVDPALAVSFLHWGFLAWALVATTTTITFSILERRGEPLRPRTLLVNIVPRSWVDGPIGHLADGFSVVAAIAGTVGPLGFLSLQLSNAAGQLPWLTDSAGLQSLVVVLLTAVFATSTVSGIQKGIKWLSELNVWLTLAMAAGLLLLGPGLWLIQHFFSGFITYLIHLPQMALTPNAVPSNWVNGWTVFYWGWFLGYAPLMGLFTAGVSRGRSIRELVLAVAILCPIVTNLWFTLLGGTGLHLELAGGGISEALAQNGAAAALLTILSQLPLAGLLIPIGLLLVVLFMCTSADSMSYAAAMVVSGRNEPPALLRLFWALMIGSLTLVLLRIGTGLGDSTSIDALQAFIVITAVPVTPLVLATLWSAPRLAWKEWRRGTVTPQ comes from the coding sequence ATGTCTGACAACCCCGCAAACCAGCGTTCCTGGTGGCAACAGCCCCCTCTTTGGGTCGGCGCCATCCCCCTGCTGATTTTTCTGTTGGTCTCGGCCGTCGACCTGGCTCTGGCAAAGCACTTCACCGAAGCCGGCAAAGCCGTGATCAGTGATGCCCTCGGCGGGGTCTGGCAGTGGATGGTGATGCTGCTGTTTCTGATCGCACTGATCCTTGCCATCAGCCCCATCGGCAAACTCCGGCTTGGGGGAGCGGACGCCAAGCCGAGCTTCAAATTCTTCGATTGGTGCGCGGTGCTGATCTGCACCCTGCTGGCGGGAGGTGGTGTGTTCTGGTCCGCTGCCGAACCGCTGTATCACTTCCAAACACCATCACCGGTGTTTGAAGGGATCGAGCCCAGCACAGCCGCAGCGGTGGATCCCGCCCTGGCGGTGAGTTTTCTGCACTGGGGTTTCCTGGCCTGGGCTCTTGTAGCCACCACCACCACGATCACCTTCTCGATCCTCGAACGACGCGGTGAACCCCTTCGTCCCCGCACCCTCCTGGTGAACATCGTGCCGCGCTCCTGGGTGGATGGCCCGATCGGTCACCTGGCGGATGGTTTTTCCGTGGTGGCCGCGATCGCGGGCACCGTTGGCCCCTTGGGCTTCCTCTCGCTGCAGCTCAGCAATGCCGCAGGGCAACTGCCCTGGCTCACCGACAGTGCCGGCCTGCAATCCCTGGTGGTAGTGCTGCTGACGGCCGTCTTTGCAACATCCACCGTCAGCGGCATTCAAAAAGGCATCAAGTGGCTTTCGGAGCTCAATGTGTGGCTCACCCTGGCCATGGCGGCGGGCCTGCTGCTGTTGGGCCCAGGCCTCTGGCTGATTCAGCACTTCTTCAGCGGCTTCATCACCTACCTAATCCATCTGCCGCAGATGGCCCTCACACCCAATGCCGTGCCGTCGAACTGGGTGAATGGCTGGACGGTGTTCTACTGGGGCTGGTTCCTGGGCTACGCGCCCTTGATGGGGCTGTTCACCGCCGGCGTCAGCCGAGGTCGCAGCATCCGTGAACTGGTGCTGGCAGTAGCCATCCTTTGTCCGATCGTGACCAACCTTTGGTTCACCCTGCTGGGAGGCACCGGATTGCATCTGGAGTTGGCCGGAGGCGGCATCAGCGAAGCACTCGCCCAAAACGGAGCCGCCGCTGCACTGCTGACCATCCTCAGCCAGCTGCCCCTGGCCGGCCTGCTGATTCCGATCGGCCTGCTGCTGGTGGTGCTGTTTATGTGCACCAGCGCCGACTCGATGAGTTACGCCGCGGCCATGGTGGTGAGCGGCCGCAACGAGCCCCCTGCGCTACTTCGCCTGTTCTGGGCCTTGATGATCGGCAGTCTCACCTTGGTGCTGCTGCGCATCGGCACGGGCCTGGGGGACAGCACTTCCATCGACGCACTTCAAGCCTTCATCGTGATTACCGCGGTGCCGGTCACCCCGCTGGTGCTGGCCACCCTCTGGAGTGCGCCAAGGCTGGCCTGGAAAGAATGGCGGCGGGGCACGGTCACTCCGCAGTGA
- a CDS encoding FAD-dependent oxidoreductase produces MSTPSSLPSRAAVVIVGGGMAGLSCAASLARRGVRDVVLLEAKTLAHAKASSYGETRMFREMYSDPVLCRLAQEANRLWREEETHAGEQLRETHGLLFYGESWDEETIEGSIPGARRVMDDQGIPYEALNAEQIAARFPLKPKTGFTGLFEPTAGAVRSDKVVTHWINTARNAGHQLIEHCPVAGLDPDGGGVTLQSGEHIAASQLVVACGIWSQLLLAPLGLAPKLEVWPMLWAHYTVNPALADRYPQWFCFQQERGDDGGLYYGFPVLSQTADGRPRIKAGIDWAPKELRVAAPNAMATEPPARLVELLDTFLFNELEGVQERVETVISPYSMASDVNFVLDRLTPKLSLFAGGSGQAFKFAPLIGDSLARLASGEQPAVDLSCWSHQRDAVRA; encoded by the coding sequence ATGAGCACGCCCTCCTCACTGCCCAGCCGCGCAGCGGTCGTGATCGTCGGCGGCGGCATGGCGGGCCTGAGCTGCGCTGCATCCCTGGCCCGCCGCGGCGTGCGCGATGTGGTGCTGCTTGAAGCCAAGACTCTGGCCCACGCCAAGGCCAGCAGCTACGGCGAAACCCGGATGTTCCGGGAGATGTATTCCGACCCGGTGCTCTGCCGTCTGGCCCAGGAGGCCAATCGCCTTTGGCGGGAAGAGGAAACTCACGCCGGCGAGCAGCTGAGAGAGACCCACGGCCTGCTCTTCTACGGCGAAAGCTGGGATGAGGAAACGATCGAGGGATCGATCCCCGGGGCCCGCCGGGTCATGGACGATCAGGGAATCCCCTATGAGGCCCTCAATGCCGAACAGATCGCTGCCCGTTTCCCGCTGAAGCCAAAGACGGGTTTCACTGGCCTGTTCGAACCCACCGCCGGTGCCGTGCGCAGCGACAAAGTTGTCACCCACTGGATCAATACCGCCCGTAACGCCGGCCATCAGCTGATCGAGCACTGCCCAGTGGCCGGACTCGATCCCGATGGTGGAGGCGTCACCCTGCAGAGCGGCGAGCACATCGCCGCAAGCCAACTGGTGGTGGCCTGCGGGATCTGGAGCCAACTGTTGCTGGCCCCCCTCGGCTTGGCACCGAAACTGGAGGTGTGGCCGATGCTTTGGGCCCACTACACCGTCAACCCAGCACTCGCTGATCGCTACCCCCAGTGGTTCTGCTTCCAGCAAGAACGAGGCGACGATGGTGGCCTGTACTACGGCTTCCCCGTGTTGAGCCAAACGGCGGATGGCCGACCCCGGATCAAGGCCGGTATCGACTGGGCCCCAAAAGAACTGCGGGTCGCCGCACCCAACGCCATGGCCACCGAGCCACCAGCCCGACTGGTGGAGCTGCTCGACACCTTCCTGTTCAACGAATTGGAGGGAGTTCAGGAGCGAGTCGAGACCGTGATCAGCCCGTACTCCATGGCCAGCGATGTGAACTTCGTGCTGGATCGGCTCACCCCAAAGCTGAGTCTGTTTGCAGGGGGATCCGGCCAGGCCTTCAAGTTCGCTCCCCTGATTGGTGATTCTCTGGCACGCCTCGCCAGTGGTGAACAACCTGCAGTGGATCTCTCCTGCTGGAGCCACCAACGCGACGCCGTCCGAGCCTGA
- a CDS encoding Glu/Leu/Phe/Val dehydrogenase dimerization domain-containing protein, with protein MSSDKKTAPTVSVLAEHVSDHLSVFVVAEDTDAKRPANGGLRLLNYPSDEACIADGQRLAGLMTHKHDLYGTGFAGGKIVARAAEPDAVKDELISVTAELLESLDGAMITGCDLNTSLEDMERLTALTPHVLAAVGSPVDASAATAHGTLGAVEAVLDKDLNDAHPGRALVHGCGAVGGTVARHLVEHGWTVFTVDLDRERASFPGATPLPDSCAWWELDLDLLLPCSISGLINTEMATALKTPAVVPAANAPFQQPQLADDLRRRGVRVLPDPLVNAGAVIADSIERFSPDAWKDAGATDVYAFVRDEVRRRASDYLNQREQGLSVGAALEEVAATPSTEPIGLSFGESE; from the coding sequence ATGAGCAGCGACAAGAAAACAGCGCCGACCGTGTCGGTACTGGCGGAACACGTCTCCGACCACCTCTCGGTGTTTGTCGTAGCGGAAGACACCGACGCCAAGCGCCCCGCCAACGGGGGCCTGCGCTTGCTCAATTACCCGAGCGACGAAGCCTGCATCGCTGATGGACAGCGGCTGGCGGGGTTGATGACCCACAAGCACGATCTTTACGGCACCGGTTTCGCTGGAGGCAAGATCGTTGCCCGGGCAGCGGAGCCCGATGCGGTCAAGGATGAACTGATCAGCGTCACCGCCGAGCTGCTGGAGTCGCTTGATGGCGCCATGATCACCGGCTGCGATCTCAACACCAGCCTGGAGGACATGGAGCGTCTGACAGCGCTCACCCCCCATGTGCTGGCGGCAGTTGGCAGCCCCGTGGATGCCAGTGCTGCCACCGCCCACGGCACCCTTGGTGCCGTGGAGGCCGTTCTGGACAAGGACCTCAACGACGCCCATCCCGGCCGGGCCCTCGTGCATGGCTGCGGTGCCGTTGGTGGCACCGTTGCCCGCCATCTCGTCGAGCACGGTTGGACCGTGTTCACCGTGGATCTTGATCGCGAGAGAGCCAGTTTTCCCGGCGCGACGCCGCTGCCGGACAGCTGCGCCTGGTGGGAGTTAGATCTCGACCTGCTGCTGCCCTGTTCCATCTCCGGGTTGATCAATACCGAAATGGCGACGGCCTTGAAGACCCCCGCCGTGGTTCCTGCAGCCAATGCCCCCTTCCAGCAACCGCAGTTGGCAGACGACCTGCGTCGCCGCGGTGTGCGTGTGCTGCCGGACCCTCTGGTGAATGCTGGTGCCGTGATCGCCGATTCGATCGAGCGGTTCTCCCCCGATGCCTGGAAGGACGCAGGCGCCACGGACGTCTATGCCTTCGTGCGCGATGAGGTGCGCCGGCGGGCCAGTGACTATCTCAATCAGCGCGAACAGGGTTTGTCGGTGGGGGCCGCCCTTGAGGAGGTGGCAGCGACACCCTCCACCGAACCCATCGGCCTCAGCTTTGGAGAGAGCGAATGA
- a CDS encoding class I SAM-dependent methyltransferase — MAIAMTTGYSAQTEGALLCIEAASDWALTCVNQLAVADSHVLIDYGAADGGTAVGLWNQVLDRLHANQPSAHLTLIGNDLPSNDNLALAENLALQIPRDPKPTVLVSARSFYEPSVAPDSVSFGFSATAMHWLSTSPGPLDSHTHVLASGDADALQRFTAQAMKDWNHILELRSRELKVGGRLLTVNLSRDNEGRYLGHNGGETRNVHDQLHQIWRGMAEEGLISAEQYKKGTVLNFYKSPEEFMAPLKDASSAAYCNGLRLVDERTVYVKCPYRRRWNDNGDTTAFAAGLMATIRSWSRHSFANAAGDAAADTVYERLQQRIAETPSEWSLDYVEHHQMMEKVA, encoded by the coding sequence ATGGCCATCGCCATGACCACGGGTTACAGCGCGCAGACCGAGGGCGCTCTTCTCTGCATCGAAGCCGCCTCGGACTGGGCCTTGACTTGTGTGAATCAACTGGCTGTCGCAGACAGCCATGTCCTGATCGATTACGGAGCTGCCGACGGCGGAACTGCTGTAGGGCTCTGGAATCAGGTGCTGGATCGCCTGCATGCCAACCAGCCGAGTGCTCATCTGACGCTGATCGGTAACGACTTACCGAGCAACGACAACCTCGCTCTGGCAGAAAACCTGGCCCTGCAGATTCCCCGGGATCCGAAGCCAACAGTGCTGGTGAGTGCCCGCAGCTTCTACGAGCCCTCCGTGGCTCCGGACAGCGTGAGCTTCGGCTTCTCCGCAACAGCCATGCACTGGCTGAGCACCTCCCCCGGACCACTCGATAGCCACACCCACGTGCTGGCCTCCGGAGATGCCGATGCCCTTCAGCGTTTCACCGCCCAGGCGATGAAGGACTGGAACCACATCCTCGAACTGCGTAGTCGCGAGCTGAAGGTGGGCGGGCGACTGCTGACCGTGAACCTCTCACGCGATAACGAAGGACGCTATCTCGGTCATAACGGCGGCGAAACCCGCAATGTGCACGACCAATTGCACCAGATCTGGCGCGGCATGGCGGAAGAAGGTCTGATTAGCGCAGAGCAATACAAAAAAGGCACCGTTCTGAACTTCTACAAGTCCCCCGAGGAGTTCATGGCTCCGCTGAAGGACGCGAGCAGCGCCGCTTACTGCAACGGACTGCGCCTCGTGGACGAACGAACGGTCTATGTGAAGTGCCCGTACAGACGCCGCTGGAACGACAACGGTGACACAACCGCTTTCGCCGCCGGCCTAATGGCGACGATCCGCAGCTGGAGTCGCCACAGCTTTGCCAATGCTGCCGGAGACGCGGCTGCAGACACGGTGTACGAGCGTCTGCAACAGCGCATCGCCGAAACCCCCAGCGAGTGGAGTCTCGACTACGTCGAACACCACCAGATGATGGAGAAGGTGGCCTGA
- the rdgB gene encoding RdgB/HAM1 family non-canonical purine NTP pyrophosphatase encodes MKTLVIASGNAGKIREFEGLLQALPVTVRPQPEGLEVDETGTTFAANARLKAQAIAAATGEWSLADDSGLSVDALNGAPGVHSARYAPTDPERIARLLKALDGSDQRQAYFCAALCVAAPDGAILLEVEGRCDGLITAAPRGDQGFGYDPIFEVAGTGRTFAEMHLAEKKQHGHRGKAFSLLEPKLRQLLGAS; translated from the coding sequence ATGAAGACACTGGTGATCGCCAGCGGTAACGCCGGAAAGATTCGAGAATTCGAGGGCTTGCTGCAGGCCCTGCCCGTCACGGTGCGACCCCAGCCTGAAGGTTTGGAGGTCGATGAGACAGGCACCACCTTTGCCGCCAATGCCCGGCTCAAGGCTCAAGCGATTGCGGCCGCAACAGGGGAATGGTCTCTGGCCGATGATTCAGGCCTCAGCGTGGATGCTCTCAATGGCGCTCCGGGGGTTCATTCCGCCCGCTACGCCCCCACGGATCCAGAACGGATTGCCAGGCTGCTGAAAGCCCTGGACGGTTCAGACCAACGCCAGGCCTATTTCTGCGCCGCGCTCTGTGTCGCCGCTCCGGACGGCGCCATCCTGCTGGAGGTGGAAGGCCGTTGCGACGGCTTGATCACAGCCGCACCCCGGGGAGATCAGGGTTTCGGCTACGACCCGATCTTCGAAGTCGCTGGAACCGGCCGCACCTTCGCCGAGATGCATTTGGCGGAGAAAAAGCAGCACGGCCACCGCGGCAAGGCCTTCAGCCTCCTGGAACCCAAGCTGCGCCAGTTGCTCGGTGCATCCTGA
- a CDS encoding phosphoglucomutase/phosphomannomutase family protein: MASAPLPLSPAPIKFGTDGWRGITGVDITVERLLPVAAAAAQELAHRAPEGLNSRTVVIGYDRRFLAPELAEAIAAAVRGCELEPLLTDTAVPTPACSWAVVERKALGALVITASHNPPEWLGLKIKGPFGGSVEGDFTAAVERRLAAGGITAPIKAEVPRFDGRGEHLEGLRSKLDLSALVHGLKAINLKVIVDPMHGSAAGCVTELLGPAAAGVVEEIRSERDPLFGGHPPEPLAPYLGELITAVKASTAAGTPAVGLVFDGDGDRIAAVDETGRFCSTQLLMPLLIDHLARARQLPGAVVKTVSGSDLMRLVAEAQGRKVLELAVGFKYIAAEMLAGDVLIGGEESGGVGFGMHLPERDALFAAMLVLEALVEGEQPLGARLDALQQQHGGSSHYDRLDLRLADMEARRRLETLLDQSTPSTVAGAEVLEVISTDGIKLRMGPNHWLMLRFSGTEPLLRLYCEGPDADRVNKVLAWARQFAEAA; the protein is encoded by the coding sequence ATGGCATCGGCTCCCCTCCCTCTGAGTCCAGCTCCGATCAAGTTCGGCACCGATGGCTGGCGCGGGATCACCGGCGTCGACATCACAGTTGAGCGGTTGTTGCCCGTTGCCGCTGCCGCGGCTCAGGAGCTTGCCCATCGCGCCCCCGAGGGTCTCAACAGCCGAACCGTGGTGATCGGTTACGACCGGCGCTTTCTGGCTCCCGAATTGGCGGAAGCCATCGCGGCCGCGGTGCGGGGCTGTGAACTCGAACCCCTGCTCACCGACACCGCTGTACCCACGCCGGCCTGCAGCTGGGCCGTGGTGGAGCGCAAAGCACTGGGAGCGTTGGTGATCACCGCCAGTCACAACCCGCCGGAATGGCTGGGGCTGAAAATCAAAGGGCCCTTTGGTGGATCGGTCGAAGGAGACTTCACGGCCGCTGTCGAACGACGCCTGGCCGCCGGCGGCATCACGGCACCGATCAAAGCGGAAGTCCCCCGGTTTGATGGGCGCGGCGAGCATCTCGAAGGGCTGCGCAGCAAGCTGGATCTGAGCGCCCTGGTGCATGGCCTCAAGGCCATCAACCTGAAGGTGATCGTCGATCCGATGCACGGATCAGCAGCCGGGTGTGTGACAGAGCTGCTCGGCCCTGCAGCTGCTGGCGTTGTGGAGGAAATCCGCAGCGAACGTGATCCCTTGTTTGGCGGTCATCCGCCGGAACCCCTGGCGCCCTACCTCGGGGAATTGATCACAGCGGTGAAAGCCTCAACCGCCGCCGGAACTCCTGCTGTGGGACTGGTGTTCGACGGCGATGGTGACCGCATCGCCGCCGTGGATGAAACCGGCCGGTTCTGCAGCACCCAGCTGCTGATGCCCCTGTTGATCGATCACCTGGCCCGGGCCCGCCAGCTGCCGGGCGCCGTTGTCAAAACCGTGAGCGGCTCCGATCTGATGCGGCTGGTGGCAGAGGCCCAGGGGCGCAAGGTTCTGGAGCTCGCGGTGGGCTTCAAATACATCGCGGCAGAGATGCTGGCCGGGGATGTGCTGATCGGCGGCGAAGAATCCGGTGGTGTCGGCTTCGGCATGCACCTGCCCGAGCGGGATGCCCTGTTCGCGGCGATGCTTGTGCTGGAAGCCCTGGTGGAAGGAGAGCAACCCCTTGGCGCGCGGCTGGATGCACTCCAGCAACAGCACGGAGGCAGCAGTCACTACGACCGACTCGACCTGCGCTTGGCCGACATGGAGGCGCGCCGACGGCTCGAGACGCTGCTGGACCAGAGCACGCCCTCGACCGTCGCCGGAGCCGAGGTGCTGGAGGTGATCAGCACCGACGGGATCAAACTGAGGATGGGACCGAACCACTGGTTAATGCTGCGCTTTTCCGGCACAGAACCGCTGCTGCGGCTCTACTGCGAAGGGCCTGATGCCGATCGAGTGAACAAGGTGCTCGCCTGGGCCAGACAGTTCGCGGAGGCCGCATGA
- a CDS encoding TM0106 family RecB-like putative nuclease: MGDTPPADNALTDRLLRSWLRCRRKAWLDRHGNPAERRWTAHRNLLLDDQQRSFVALMPRKPGHGLAACAAGAEAVVGLRLKGFGSSGERLEAHPPLLRRVKGQSRWGDFAYQPVLARQGRRTTREHQLPLALMALLLEQEQQGDVPSMLVLGGGGRRLEQERLNLSSGLRRQLSEALRKLSVDLQRPDPPPLAADRRKCSLCSWRLACNAVADEEGHLSEVSGIGAKRREMLLELGIRGLSDLAAADPLQLAERLQRFGDQHGEVAASLVAQARAQRDGRVDRLDAAPVLPELQDCPGVLLYDIESDPDARHDFLHGFLVLPRSESGDWDLETVAYHPILALAEHGEARCWLRLQRLLNRYRGWPILHYGETESLALRRMAERQGAAEAEVLQLRQRLVDVHARVRHHWRLPLASYGLKAVAGWRGFHWSQAGVDGARALLWWRQWQGEGPGRRGNSHGLRWIFDYNRDDCLATWAVAAWLLEQDQASGS; encoded by the coding sequence ATGGGTGACACCCCGCCTGCCGACAACGCCCTCACCGACCGGTTGCTGCGCAGTTGGCTGCGTTGCCGTCGCAAGGCCTGGCTCGATCGCCACGGGAATCCAGCCGAGCGGCGCTGGACGGCCCATCGCAATCTGCTGCTGGACGACCAGCAGCGCAGTTTTGTGGCTTTGATGCCCCGTAAGCCAGGCCATGGCCTCGCCGCCTGTGCTGCCGGTGCCGAGGCCGTGGTGGGTCTGCGCCTGAAGGGGTTTGGCTCATCCGGTGAGCGTTTGGAGGCGCATCCTCCACTGCTGCGGCGGGTCAAAGGCCAGAGCCGCTGGGGCGACTTCGCCTATCAACCCGTGCTCGCTCGTCAGGGCCGCCGCACCACCCGGGAACATCAATTGCCTCTGGCGCTGATGGCTCTGCTGCTTGAGCAGGAGCAGCAGGGTGACGTTCCGTCCATGCTGGTCCTCGGCGGTGGCGGCCGGCGCTTGGAACAGGAGCGGCTGAATCTCTCCAGTGGCCTGCGCCGACAGTTGTCCGAAGCGCTGCGGAAACTGAGTGTTGATCTCCAGCGGCCAGACCCGCCTCCTCTGGCCGCCGACCGGCGCAAGTGCTCACTTTGCAGCTGGCGGCTGGCCTGCAATGCCGTGGCGGATGAGGAAGGGCATTTGAGTGAGGTCAGCGGCATCGGGGCCAAGCGGCGCGAGATGTTGCTGGAGCTTGGGATTCGCGGCCTCTCCGATCTGGCCGCGGCTGATCCGTTGCAGCTCGCCGAGCGGCTGCAACGCTTTGGAGATCAGCACGGTGAGGTGGCCGCATCCCTGGTGGCCCAGGCCCGGGCGCAGCGCGATGGACGGGTGGACCGTTTGGACGCCGCACCGGTGCTTCCGGAACTGCAGGACTGCCCAGGTGTGCTGCTTTACGACATCGAATCAGATCCCGACGCCCGTCACGATTTCCTTCACGGTTTCCTGGTGTTACCCAGAAGCGAAAGCGGGGACTGGGATCTGGAGACAGTGGCGTACCACCCGATCCTGGCCTTGGCGGAGCACGGTGAAGCCAGATGCTGGCTCCGTTTGCAACGTTTGTTGAATCGCTATCGGGGTTGGCCGATCCTTCATTACGGGGAGACAGAAAGCCTGGCCTTGAGGCGTATGGCCGAGCGGCAGGGTGCCGCTGAGGCCGAGGTGCTGCAGCTTCGTCAGCGGTTGGTGGATGTGCATGCCCGGGTGCGGCATCACTGGCGCCTGCCCCTGGCCAGTTATGGCCTCAAGGCCGTGGCCGGTTGGCGGGGGTTTCACTGGAGTCAGGCAGGTGTGGACGGCGCCCGCGCCCTGCTGTGGTGGCGGCAGTGGCAGGGCGAGGGACCTGGTCGACGCGGCAACAGTCACGGCCTGCGCTGGATCTTCGATTACAACCGTGACGACTGCCTGGCCACCTGGGCCGTTGCCGCTTGGTTGCTTGAACAAGATCAGGCGTCGGGATCCTGA